A stretch of the Candidatus Jettenia sp. AMX2 genome encodes the following:
- a CDS encoding gluconokinase: MIILIMGVSGSGKTTLGKDLAVRLGLPFYDADSFHTSQNIEKMNRGIALTDEDRLLWLQRLASKMKQWEEAGGATVACSALRDKYRTLLQEESGAGILFVYIKGSPAIIHERLTRRTGHFFNPILLDSQFLTLEEPAGAIVVDAGLTTQQQCETVMRSEYLARWYVSRKTD, translated from the coding sequence ATGATTATTCTTATCATGGGGGTGTCCGGAAGTGGTAAAACTACCCTTGGAAAAGACTTGGCGGTACGTCTTGGTCTGCCGTTTTACGATGCCGATTCTTTTCATACATCCCAAAACATTGAAAAAATGAACCGCGGCATTGCATTGACTGATGAAGACCGTCTTCTCTGGCTTCAAAGGCTTGCATCAAAGATGAAACAATGGGAGGAGGCCGGTGGGGCTACTGTGGCCTGCTCTGCCCTGCGGGATAAGTACCGCACTCTATTGCAGGAGGAATCCGGAGCGGGAATCCTGTTCGTCTATATCAAAGGATCTCCGGCTATTATTCATGAACGCCTTACGAGGAGAACCGGACATTTTTTCAATCCGATTCTCCTGGATAGCCAGTTTTTGACATTGGAGGAACCCGCAGGCGCAATCGTCGTCGATGCCGGGCTTACGACGCAACAACAATGTGAAACAGTCATGCGTTCAGAATACCTTGCCAGATGGTATGTCAGCAGGAAGACCGATTAA
- a CDS encoding cupin domain-containing protein produces MKIISLSDLPDESVSHNPEIKKRVMLREGEIPYLTNFSQARFKSGQTSGAHAHENLYEVFYVEAGEGIIRIEDREYQVKKGFCIMTEPGEIHNIINTFSSELVITYFGLKVEKNRKESITI; encoded by the coding sequence ATGAAAATTATCTCTCTTTCTGATTTGCCAGATGAATCCGTTTCCCACAATCCTGAAATAAAGAAAAGGGTGATGCTAAGGGAAGGTGAAATACCCTATTTAACGAATTTTTCTCAGGCACGATTTAAATCCGGCCAGACATCCGGCGCACATGCCCATGAGAATTTATACGAGGTTTTCTATGTTGAAGCAGGTGAAGGAATTATCCGTATTGAAGATAGAGAATATCAGGTAAAGAAAGGGTTTTGTATTATGACTGAGCCCGGTGAGATTCATAATATTATTAATACGTTTTCTTCTGAGTTGGTAATAACATATTTTGGGCTGAAAGTTGAAAAAAACAGGAAAGAATCTATTACAATATAG